In Pollutimonas sp. M17, a single genomic region encodes these proteins:
- a CDS encoding metal ABC transporter ATP-binding protein → MRAEHTLLPGSSAADSPLTMGGPSIVFDKVGLALGRTHILRDVSFTVSAGSVHALVGPNGAGKSSLIKTLLGQMPHQGRLTLDWPQAAQTIGYVPQALEFDRGLPMTVTDFMVTMTQRRPAFLGISPRRIKDIHAALDRVSMAEKRARRMGALSGGERQRVLLAQGLMPAPSLLVLDEPMAALDEAGARVFENLLADWRAQGVTVFWVEHDLQAVRELADRVTGLNGQVLFDGEPDEVLTPQGLLDLFSTRPRLAAVQGQAAAA, encoded by the coding sequence ATGAGGGCGGAGCACACGCTCTTGCCTGGATCCTCCGCCGCGGACAGCCCGCTCACCATGGGCGGCCCCTCCATCGTTTTCGACAAGGTGGGCCTGGCCTTGGGGCGCACGCACATCCTGCGCGATGTGTCCTTCACCGTGTCGGCGGGCAGCGTGCATGCGCTGGTGGGGCCTAACGGCGCGGGCAAGAGTTCGCTGATCAAGACCCTGCTTGGGCAGATGCCGCATCAGGGACGCTTGACGCTGGATTGGCCTCAAGCCGCGCAAACCATCGGCTACGTGCCCCAGGCCCTGGAGTTCGACCGGGGCCTGCCGATGACGGTGACGGATTTCATGGTCACCATGACCCAGCGCCGTCCGGCATTTCTTGGCATATCGCCGCGCCGCATCAAGGATATCCACGCGGCGCTCGACCGGGTTAGCATGGCCGAAAAGCGCGCCCGGCGCATGGGAGCGCTGTCGGGCGGCGAGCGCCAGCGCGTGCTCCTGGCGCAAGGATTGATGCCGGCGCCATCCCTGTTGGTGCTGGATGAGCCCATGGCCGCGCTCGATGAGGCCGGCGCGCGGGTTTTCGAGAATCTGCTGGCCGATTGGCGCGCGCAAGGCGTCACCGTCTTCTGGGTGGAGCATGATCTTCAGGCCGTGCGGGAACTGGCCGATCGCGTCACCGGCCTGAATGGCCAGGTGCTGTTCGACGGCGAACCGGATGAGGTTTTGACGCCTCAGGGTCTGCTGGACCTTTTCTCCACCCGTCCGCGGCTGGCCGCGGTGCAGGGACAGGCGGCGGCCGCATGA
- a CDS encoding metal ABC transporter solute-binding protein, Zn/Mn family, with protein MSVFKLFSVVRILLPRLLRRAALAGLLAMGLAPVAAQAAPLKIGVTLHPYYSYVVNIVGDAAQVVPLIPAGFNPHAYEPRAEDIRRIGELDVIVLNGIGHDDFADRMIAASDKPEIPLIEANAQVPLLAATGMAARGGSGDDGKVVNPHTFLSVTASIAQVNTIARELGRLDPDNADLYRKNARAYGQKLRKLRAAALAKLSQTKAADFRVATIHGAYDYLLREFGLEVTAVVEPAHGIEPSPAQLKTTIDQMRDLDVKVIFSEMDFPSAYVDTIQRETGVKLYALTHISYGEYSAEKFETETARNLDTVVRAIQESVQ; from the coding sequence ATGTCCGTGTTCAAGTTGTTTTCCGTTGTCCGCATCCTTTTGCCGCGCCTGCTGCGCCGGGCGGCGCTGGCCGGCCTGCTGGCCATGGGCCTTGCGCCCGTGGCGGCGCAAGCGGCTCCATTGAAGATCGGCGTCACGCTGCATCCCTATTACAGCTATGTCGTCAACATCGTCGGCGACGCGGCGCAGGTCGTGCCGCTGATTCCCGCGGGCTTCAATCCTCATGCATATGAGCCGCGAGCCGAAGACATCAGGCGCATCGGCGAATTGGATGTGATCGTGCTCAACGGCATCGGCCATGACGATTTCGCGGACCGCATGATTGCCGCCAGCGACAAACCGGAAATCCCGCTGATCGAGGCCAATGCGCAGGTGCCGCTGCTGGCGGCCACCGGCATGGCCGCGCGCGGAGGATCCGGCGACGATGGCAAGGTGGTCAATCCTCATACCTTCCTGTCGGTCACGGCCTCCATAGCGCAGGTCAACACCATCGCCCGCGAATTGGGCAGGCTCGATCCCGATAATGCCGACCTTTACCGGAAGAACGCCCGGGCCTATGGGCAGAAGCTGCGTAAATTGCGCGCCGCCGCGTTGGCCAAGCTGTCGCAAACCAAGGCAGCCGACTTTCGGGTGGCGACCATACACGGCGCTTATGATTACCTGCTGCGTGAGTTCGGCCTGGAGGTGACCGCCGTGGTCGAGCCCGCCCACGGTATCGAGCCCAGTCCCGCGCAGTTGAAAACCACCATCGATCAGATGCGCGATCTGGACGTGAAAGTGATTTTCTCGGAAATGGATTTTCCGTCCGCCTACGTCGATACCATACAGCGCGAGACCGGGGTCAAGCTGTATGCCTTGACTCATATTTCCTATGGCGAGTATTCGGCCGAGAAGTTCGAGACGGAAACCGCCCGCAACCTGGATACCGTCGTGCGCGCCATCCAGGAGAGCGTGCAATGA
- a CDS encoding DUF6162 family protein → MTVQVVKPAGAGYETLLVLVVCAAILSLAGAFILVNAAPDVAAGPRTDQLDARRDLSAAEQGLYADLRVAADEIGYLAAEQGGKPSIAELAGFGLPPFIQDATAARRGEHRWQRIERPSGEAYLGMSADVQVAGSLLLRLAPARRDDASSVEAGHRHALAGSQAHAAQRAEEAASDIWLNRQAGAQAPDSLDDAQLLAAGWRKIAAQFDAGVTRQQR, encoded by the coding sequence GTGACGGTACAGGTGGTCAAGCCGGCCGGAGCCGGCTATGAAACCTTGCTCGTGCTTGTCGTGTGCGCCGCAATCCTGTCTCTGGCGGGCGCCTTTATCTTGGTCAATGCCGCGCCGGATGTCGCAGCGGGGCCGCGGACCGATCAGCTCGATGCGCGGCGCGACCTGAGCGCCGCCGAGCAGGGCCTTTATGCCGATCTGCGAGTGGCCGCCGATGAAATCGGCTACCTGGCGGCCGAGCAGGGCGGCAAGCCGTCGATCGCGGAGTTGGCCGGGTTCGGCTTGCCGCCGTTCATACAGGACGCCACGGCGGCCAGGCGCGGCGAGCATCGGTGGCAACGGATTGAGCGGCCAAGCGGCGAGGCCTATCTCGGCATGAGCGCCGATGTGCAGGTGGCCGGTTCGCTGCTGCTGCGCCTGGCGCCTGCGCGCCGGGACGATGCCTCATCCGTGGAAGCGGGCCATCGCCACGCGCTTGCAGGCTCGCAGGCGCACGCCGCCCAGCGCGCCGAAGAGGCCGCATCCGATATCTGGCTGAACCGCCAGGCTGGCGCGCAGGCCCCCGACAGCCTGGATGACGCCCAATTGCTGGCCGCCGGCTGGCGGAAAATCGCCGCGCAGTTCGATGCGGGCGTAACGCGCCAGCAGCGCTAA
- a CDS encoding thiamine pyrophosphate-binding protein gives MTQNGPVSVLALKWKRWRFYLSVLLLILPLAYLPRYFDDLALSGGERGLGQRELGELAVGPWSVRLAEWRIEPPRRDGSAGHIKAFTLAQCKECIGSIKAAYLRVGKPRSLRTAGALFSGSPYRQMASVLIPEQTAPDADLWLTLEGWDGSMHQARMPLSKASPTTIQWLTQRKGGQ, from the coding sequence ATGACACAGAACGGTCCGGTATCGGTACTGGCCTTGAAATGGAAGCGCTGGCGGTTTTACCTGAGCGTGCTGCTGTTGATTCTTCCGCTGGCCTACCTGCCAAGGTATTTCGATGATCTGGCGCTGTCGGGCGGCGAGAGGGGCCTGGGCCAGCGCGAGCTGGGCGAGCTGGCGGTGGGGCCGTGGTCCGTGCGCCTGGCCGAGTGGCGCATCGAGCCTCCGCGGCGCGATGGGTCCGCAGGCCACATAAAGGCCTTCACGCTGGCGCAATGCAAGGAATGCATCGGAAGCATCAAGGCCGCCTACCTGCGGGTGGGCAAGCCGCGCAGCCTGCGCACGGCGGGCGCCTTGTTTTCCGGCAGCCCCTATCGGCAGATGGCCAGCGTTCTGATTCCGGAGCAAACCGCGCCGGATGCCGATTTATGGCTGACCCTGGAAGGCTGGGACGGTTCGATGCATCAGGCGCGCATGCCCTTGTCCAAGGCCTCGCCCACAACGATTCAATGGTTGACGCAACGCAAAGGGGGGCAGTGA
- a CDS encoding PepSY-associated TM helix domain-containing protein, with product MGSNSVSKVKKSSKSKIWFLVHSWLALPLWIFVFFVCLTGTIATVSQEIVWLANPAVRANAPSSQARMLGYDAILEAVEREHPDAVVQSISRPVKSQFALAVRVSYPDATTASLYVNPYTGHIQGSSSGFSFQQFMRALHGWLLIPFTSGFSLGWYIVAFLGIPMLASLVTGLVVYKRFWRGFLKPRLRTNQGARIFWGDFHRLAGIWSIPFIAIISATSIWFLVQAVLFDNQISFSTAGVPPVVAREDIPPVAAGAPPPMISMDRAAQIAQQTFPDLEASFVRLPSNAYSHIGVGGRGSYPLLFESMSINPYTGAVENTRRVSDRSGLELVTESMRPLHTGDFAGTWLKLVYCFFGLLLSMMVFSGMMIWTKRTVKETAALLKRGASVRTQADPAPNAGKPVPAAMTRLTAGGTHE from the coding sequence ATGGGTAGCAATAGCGTGTCCAAAGTAAAGAAATCCTCGAAATCAAAAATCTGGTTTCTGGTCCATAGCTGGCTGGCCTTGCCGCTGTGGATATTCGTGTTTTTCGTATGCCTAACCGGCACGATAGCCACGGTCAGCCAGGAAATCGTCTGGCTGGCCAATCCGGCCGTGCGTGCCAATGCACCTTCTTCCCAGGCGCGGATGCTGGGCTATGACGCCATATTGGAGGCGGTCGAACGCGAGCATCCCGATGCCGTGGTGCAATCGATTTCGCGGCCGGTCAAGTCTCAATTCGCCTTGGCGGTGCGTGTCAGCTACCCCGACGCCACGACGGCCTCTTTGTACGTCAACCCCTACACGGGCCATATTCAAGGCAGCAGTTCCGGATTCAGCTTCCAGCAGTTCATGCGGGCGCTGCACGGCTGGCTGCTGATCCCCTTTACGAGTGGTTTCAGCCTGGGCTGGTATATCGTGGCATTCCTGGGCATTCCGATGCTCGCGTCGCTGGTGACGGGCCTGGTCGTGTACAAGCGGTTCTGGCGCGGCTTCCTGAAGCCAAGACTGCGCACGAACCAGGGAGCCCGCATCTTCTGGGGAGACTTCCACCGGCTGGCGGGTATATGGTCGATTCCGTTCATTGCCATCATTTCGGCGACCAGCATCTGGTTCCTGGTTCAGGCGGTATTGTTCGACAATCAAATTTCCTTCTCCACCGCCGGCGTGCCGCCGGTGGTCGCGCGCGAGGATATTCCGCCCGTGGCCGCCGGCGCGCCGCCGCCCATGATCAGCATGGACCGGGCGGCGCAGATCGCGCAGCAGACCTTCCCCGATCTGGAAGCCTCGTTTGTCCGCCTGCCATCGAACGCCTACAGCCATATCGGCGTGGGCGGGCGAGGCAGCTACCCCTTGCTGTTCGAATCCATGAGCATCAATCCCTACACGGGCGCTGTGGAGAACACAAGGCGGGTTTCCGACCGGTCCGGCCTGGAGCTGGTCACCGAATCCATGCGTCCGCTGCATACGGGGGACTTCGCCGGCACCTGGCTCAAGCTCGTGTATTGCTTTTTCGGATTGTTGCTCAGCATGATGGTGTTCAGCGGCATGATGATCTGGACCAAGCGCACCGTCAAGGAAACGGCGGCCCTGCTCAAGCGCGGCGCATCGGTGCGCACTCAGGCCGATCCCGCGCCGAACGCGGGCAAACCTGTGCCCGCGGCAATGACGCGATTGACGGCGGGAGGCACGCATGAGTAA
- a CDS encoding tripartite tricarboxylate transporter substrate binding protein, whose product MSRPRASLPARMAAIVWAAVLLAGAARAEEAAPSADGAYPTRPIVLVVTFPPGGGTDMLARRLAVHMESALGQPVVVENRAGASGNIGAQMVARSRPDGYTLLMVNSSYAINPGVYRNLGFSPDKDLVGVINIAFVPSVLVTPADSPWKSLPQALEGRSGQQEIPLSYASCGNGTPQHLAGEQLMGRTGGAWLHVPYRGCGPALAGLLAHTVDVGFVTASGALPLIHAGALRALAVTSPRRSPLLPDVPTVAEQGLPGYELDQWHGILAPAGTPEAVIERLNSAIAAIMGKPKLVTDLRALGYDTTTSTAQEFQSLIQRDIARFGRLSMKMALGVD is encoded by the coding sequence ATGTCTAGGCCCCGCGCATCCTTGCCGGCCCGCATGGCGGCCATCGTGTGGGCTGCCGTGCTCCTTGCCGGCGCGGCGCGGGCCGAAGAGGCGGCTCCGTCCGCGGACGGCGCTTATCCCACGCGCCCCATCGTGCTGGTCGTGACCTTTCCTCCGGGCGGCGGAACCGACATGCTGGCCCGTCGCCTGGCGGTGCATATGGAATCCGCCCTGGGCCAGCCCGTGGTGGTGGAGAACCGGGCCGGCGCCAGCGGCAACATCGGCGCCCAGATGGTGGCGCGATCCCGGCCCGACGGCTATACCTTATTGATGGTCAACAGCAGTTATGCCATCAATCCCGGCGTGTATCGCAACCTGGGGTTTTCTCCCGATAAAGATCTGGTGGGCGTGATCAACATCGCCTTCGTGCCTTCGGTGCTGGTGACGCCGGCCGACTCTCCCTGGAAGAGCTTGCCGCAAGCCCTGGAAGGGCGCAGCGGCCAGCAGGAAATTCCGCTTTCCTACGCCAGTTGCGGCAACGGCACCCCGCAGCATTTGGCGGGCGAGCAGCTGATGGGCAGGACGGGCGGCGCCTGGCTGCATGTGCCGTATCGGGGCTGCGGCCCCGCACTGGCCGGCCTGCTGGCGCATACCGTGGATGTCGGCTTCGTGACGGCCTCGGGCGCCTTGCCGCTGATCCATGCGGGGGCCTTGCGGGCGCTGGCTGTGACATCGCCCCGGCGTTCGCCGCTGCTGCCTGATGTGCCCACCGTGGCGGAACAGGGCCTGCCCGGCTACGAACTGGACCAGTGGCACGGGATACTGGCACCGGCGGGCACGCCCGAGGCCGTCATCGAACGGCTCAATTCGGCGATCGCCGCCATCATGGGCAAACCCAAATTGGTGACCGACCTGCGGGCGCTGGGGTATGACACCACCACCAGCACGGCACAGGAGTTCCAGTCGCTCATTCAACGCGACATTGCCCGTTTCGGACGCTTGAGCATGAAGATGGCATTGGGCGTGGATTGA
- the nadC gene encoding carboxylating nicotinate-nucleotide diphosphorylase, with the protein MLEPLVKRALLEDMGRAGDLTSDAIIPLDARARMRLVARQAGVLAGMDLAQLAFQLMDPDVELGLRRQDGARLQPGDLIATVQGSARAILGAERSALNFLCHLSGVASATASIADAISAYGTRVTCTRKTMPGLRAVQKYAVRVGGGSNHRFGLDDAVLIKDNHIAVAGGVREAVARARAGIGHMVRIELEVDTLDQLEQGLDVGVDAVLLDNMPLETLKRAVRMAQGRAVTEASGRITPETAPAVAATGVDLIAVGWLTHSAPVLDIGLDVDHV; encoded by the coding sequence ATGCTGGAGCCCCTGGTGAAGCGTGCGCTGCTTGAAGATATGGGGCGCGCCGGCGACCTGACGTCCGATGCCATCATTCCCCTGGACGCCCGGGCCCGCATGCGCCTGGTGGCCCGGCAGGCCGGCGTGCTGGCGGGCATGGACCTGGCGCAGCTGGCTTTCCAGCTTATGGATCCGGACGTGGAGCTGGGCCTGCGGCGCCAAGACGGCGCGCGCCTGCAACCGGGCGACCTGATCGCCACGGTGCAAGGCAGTGCGCGCGCCATCCTGGGCGCGGAACGCAGCGCCTTGAATTTTCTGTGCCATTTGAGCGGCGTGGCCAGCGCCACCGCCTCCATCGCCGATGCCATAAGCGCCTATGGCACGCGCGTCACCTGCACCCGCAAGACCATGCCGGGCCTGCGGGCAGTCCAGAAATACGCCGTCCGCGTCGGAGGAGGCAGCAACCATCGTTTCGGCCTGGACGATGCCGTGCTCATCAAGGACAACCACATTGCCGTCGCCGGCGGCGTGCGCGAGGCCGTTGCGCGGGCCAGGGCGGGAATAGGGCATATGGTGCGCATCGAGCTGGAGGTCGATACGCTGGATCAGCTGGAGCAGGGGCTGGACGTCGGCGTGGACGCGGTGCTGCTGGACAATATGCCGCTGGAAACCCTGAAGCGCGCCGTGCGGATGGCGCAGGGCCGCGCCGTCACCGAAGCGTCTGGACGCATTACGCCTGAAACCGCTCCCGCGGTGGCGGCGACGGGCGTGGACCTGATCGCCGTGGGCTGGCTGACCCACAGCGCTCCCGTCCTGGATATCGGCCTGGATGTCGATCATGTCTAG
- a CDS encoding NUDIX hydrolase, giving the protein MKKNNDAVTAELVAVLVAVSGGEPRVLTRDCSHALPAGPFESSHRSLQAGLRAWVEAQTHHPIGYVEQLYTFADGDRANWQGQRIISVSYLGLTRESESLDIDSVGWQDWYRYFPWEDWREGCPEIIDRQVLPALRKWCAQGLGTSARRQRRQRVDHTFGRDASSWNEEFVLQRYELLFEAGLVPEAERRLGAAPAAPLPGEPMQHDHRRILATAMARLRAKIRYRPVVFELMPPAFTLLQLQLAFEALAGRRLHKQNFRRFIEQQALIEDTGEMICGAAGRPAKLFRFRGDVMRERAIAGSKLPLSK; this is encoded by the coding sequence ATGAAGAAGAACAATGACGCCGTAACGGCCGAATTGGTGGCGGTGCTGGTCGCGGTAAGCGGCGGGGAGCCCCGCGTGCTGACGCGCGACTGTTCGCATGCGCTGCCGGCCGGGCCCTTCGAATCGTCGCACCGGTCCTTGCAGGCAGGCCTGCGGGCCTGGGTTGAGGCGCAGACGCATCACCCCATCGGCTATGTCGAGCAGCTTTACACCTTCGCCGACGGCGACCGGGCCAATTGGCAGGGCCAGCGCATCATCTCGGTCAGCTACCTGGGCTTGACGCGCGAATCGGAGAGCCTGGACATCGATTCCGTGGGATGGCAGGACTGGTACCGTTATTTCCCCTGGGAGGACTGGCGCGAAGGCTGTCCGGAAATAATAGACCGGCAGGTCTTGCCCGCCTTGCGCAAATGGTGCGCCCAAGGGTTGGGAACATCGGCCAGGCGCCAGCGGCGCCAGCGCGTGGATCACACTTTCGGGCGGGATGCCTCCTCATGGAACGAAGAATTCGTTTTGCAGCGCTATGAACTGCTTTTCGAGGCGGGCCTGGTGCCCGAGGCCGAGCGGCGCCTTGGGGCCGCGCCGGCGGCGCCTTTGCCCGGCGAACCCATGCAGCACGATCATCGCCGCATCCTGGCGACGGCAATGGCACGCCTGCGCGCCAAGATTCGCTATCGGCCCGTCGTGTTCGAATTGATGCCGCCCGCGTTCACGCTCCTGCAACTGCAGCTGGCATTCGAGGCCCTGGCCGGGCGGCGCCTGCACAAGCAGAATTTCCGGCGCTTCATCGAACAGCAGGCCCTTATCGAAGATACGGGCGAGATGATATGCGGCGCGGCCGGCCGGCCGGCCAAGCTCTTCCGTTTCCGTGGCGACGTCATGCGGGAACGGGCCATCGCGGGCAGCAAGCTGCCCTTGTCGAAATAA
- a CDS encoding AI-2E family transporter, translated as MHPVLPAFLIARWLLVLLILVGLYFLSGFLVPVLAALIICLASWRPYQRLLRRCGGRNALAATLALLIVILVLIVPLSLALSYAIQEASSFIAWALAANRNGVPTPDWMLALPLVGGRLAEYWTTYLGEPHALGTFVELISGEHLGNIYRMMLSATGNVFQLLLTVVFMLITLFFIYKDGARILGQLDIVGERILPGRWRRFSRVVPATINSTVTGMGLIAIGEGVVLGIAYWVAGVSSPVLLGVITGFMALVPGGAPLSFSLVSLYLVGSGHPMAGLGLFLWGTIELFIVDKTLRPRLVGGPVKLPFLPTFFGLVGGVKTMGIVGLFIGPVLMALLVAIWREWIHEEEQ; from the coding sequence ATGCATCCTGTATTGCCTGCCTTCCTGATCGCCCGGTGGTTGCTGGTCCTGCTGATTCTGGTCGGACTCTATTTCCTCAGCGGCTTCCTGGTGCCGGTGCTGGCGGCGCTCATCATCTGCCTGGCAAGCTGGCGGCCCTACCAGCGCCTGCTGCGCCGCTGCGGCGGCCGCAATGCGCTGGCGGCCACGCTGGCCCTGCTTATCGTCATACTGGTGCTCATCGTGCCGCTGTCGCTGGCATTGAGCTATGCCATTCAAGAGGCCAGCAGCTTCATCGCCTGGGCCCTGGCCGCCAACCGCAACGGCGTGCCCACGCCCGACTGGATGCTTGCGCTGCCGCTGGTGGGCGGGCGGCTCGCCGAATACTGGACGACCTATCTGGGCGAACCGCATGCGCTGGGAACCTTCGTCGAACTGATCAGCGGCGAGCACCTGGGCAACATCTATCGCATGATGCTCTCGGCCACGGGCAATGTATTTCAATTGCTGCTGACGGTCGTTTTCATGCTGATCACCCTGTTTTTCATCTACAAGGACGGCGCACGCATCCTGGGCCAGCTGGATATCGTGGGAGAGCGCATATTGCCGGGCCGCTGGCGCCGCTTTTCCCGCGTGGTCCCGGCCACGATCAATTCCACGGTGACCGGCATGGGCCTGATCGCGATAGGCGAGGGCGTGGTGCTGGGCATCGCCTACTGGGTGGCGGGCGTATCCTCGCCCGTATTGCTGGGGGTGATCACGGGCTTCATGGCCCTGGTGCCCGGCGGCGCGCCGCTTTCGTTTTCATTGGTCTCGCTTTACCTGGTGGGATCGGGCCACCCCATGGCCGGGCTGGGCCTGTTCCTGTGGGGCACCATAGAATTGTTCATCGTCGACAAGACATTGCGCCCGCGCCTGGTGGGCGGGCCCGTCAAGCTGCCTTTCCTGCCGACTTTCTTTGGCCTGGTCGGCGGCGTCAAGACCATGGGCATCGTGGGCCTGTTCATCGGTCCCGTCCTGATGGCCTTGCTGGTGGCCATATGGCGCGAGTGGATACATGAAGAAGAACAATGA